One window of the Notolabrus celidotus isolate fNotCel1 chromosome 23, fNotCel1.pri, whole genome shotgun sequence genome contains the following:
- the LOC117807181 gene encoding uncharacterized protein LOC117807181, which produces MRVVQSTGAREVGKGVLMAETVRSPFDYREPPTLDSDGDGSKPPPPRGRVCGRKRKGTPVKVCDRAYVTEDEEEESMSEHSYSPGDSQYPEGAEDRLPPPGSPYYLPDPTQLCVPELGEEGASGVRGPVLFHPPPNCRIREVHCGTQVRLVVIAIRDIAKGEEITVDYSLTDWGENAMEEEAGPHPLSLSVSDYLTPSWSLSPSSSPLTHSEPSDSDREEDEEEEDDDDDDDDEEEEMEEIRGRMLRRRKKRKLPAVVSPKKKSTPTSSRGPGRPCSSFSRPAPAAPPARSQSQPPVSSLAPPTTNINNNININIGSSSGATVSRRQHCPYCGRHYRSLARHLEKHHANQPEVRTAMELAHLHSSQNGNTTHPHPSSSTSSTSAPHSHSFAVPQTSASNPTPPSLFSRERESPATRSTTGGGGGGGGGSGGGGVSFSLSLSPPSSTQQAASKKAPSLTAPPAKRPAPTPMVSRVKSPSPPPTPAPRRGRRMKKEKQEEQQQQQQKVEVESTRSQEELAPPPTPEPDVDPEEDLELSGEGEEDAAEEKNGEIVRHHMSPLLSSLSCLVLYLRRQQHSSFLSLTRTPHSAEAWRLLCHSSLSLLILYNRHRECEVAKLTIQDYRNRIVPQPAPNNTSPSGTEAVLSPFERQVLGHLPRAAVLGKRGRIQPLILPPHCESCLDLLLQTSPNVGVDPESPYVFSRPYHSPATPLRGTDLLRNLSRSSGAKNPGLLTGTRVRRQVAILTQLLLLEEGEGQVGATKRLEEFLEREYHVTQNCSSIVRDPALMGRVGRVVLYGEKEGVLFRGMSLQHICLELDVMSGNSAESFSEESEAEEEKEGIKEKAEVTVKKKGPGRPPRKKRAPVPPPVSPVIANAHKRRCIPPKSGKRGVLKRPWSEAERVAVETHLKRNLMELRVPAKADCERCLELCPMLVSNQRDWRAIKFYVHNRIQLLKKQGRRESAAGNC; this is translated from the exons ATGCGCGTTGTGCAATCTACCGGAGCGCGAGAGGTAGGGAAGGGAGTCCTAATGGCGGAGACTGTACGGTCGCCTTTTGACTACCGGGAACCACCGACCCTCGACAGCGACGGGGATGGGAGCAAACCGCCGCCGCCACGGGG CCGGGTgtgtgggaggaagaggaaaggaacACCTGTGAAGGTGTGTGACCGAGCGTATGTAacagaagatgaggaggaggagagcatgtCAGAACACAGCTACAGTCCCG GTGATAGCCAGTATCCAGAGGGTGCTGAAGATCGCCTCCCTCCACCTGGCAGTCCCTACTACCTGCCGGATCCCACTCAACTCTG CGTGCCAGAGTTGGGGGAGGAGGGAGCGAGCGGAGTGAGGGGACCCGTGCTCTTCCATCCGCCGCCGAACTGTCGGATTCGAGAAGTCCACTGCGGGACCCAGGTGCGGCTGGTTGTCATAGCAATTCGAGACATCGCAAAAGGGGAGGAGATTACAGTGGACTACAGCCTCACGGACTGGGGAGAGAATGCAATG GAAGAAGAGGCTGGCCCCCACCCgctgtccctctctgtgtctgattaCCTCACCCCTTCATGGTCATTGTCACCCTCATCCTCCCCTCTCACCCACTCTGAGCCCAGCGACTCCGACcgagaggaggacgaagaggaggaagatgatgatgatgacgatgatgacgaagaggaagagatggaggagatAAGGGGTCGTATGCTTCGTCGTCGCAAGAAGCGCAAGTTGCCCGCGGTGGTCAGCCCAAAGAAGAAGAGCACGCCAACTTCCTCCAGAGGGCCTGGGCGTCCCTGCTCTTCCTTCTCCCGGCCGGCACCTGCCGCGCCCCCGGCCAGATCCCAGTCCCAGCCCCCCGTCAGCAGCCTGGCACCCCCTACGACTAatatcaacaacaacatcaacataaaCATTGGTAGCTCCAGCGGCGCTACAGTGAGCCGACGGCAGCACTGCCCATACTGTGGACGCCATTACCGCTCACTAGCACGCCACTTGGAGAAGCACCACGCCAACCAGCCTGAGGTGCGAACAGCCATGGAGCTTGCACACCTGCACAGCTCCCAAAATGGAAACACCACACACCCCCACCCATCATCGTCGACGTCCTCCACCTCAGCTCCTCACAGTCATTCCTTTGCAGTCCCACAGACCTCTGCCTCCAACCCCACTCCTCCCTCGCTCTTCTCCCGAGAGAGGGAATCACCGGCCACGCGTTCAACCACAGGTGGTGGCGGTGGCGGTGGCGGTGGCAGTGGCGGTGGTGGcgtctctttctccctctcgcTTTCGCCGCCATCTTCAACCCAGCAAGCAGCCTCCAAGAAGGCACCCAGCTTAACAGCACCACCAGCGAAACGCCCCGCACCGACCCCGATGGTGTCACGGGTAAAAAGCCCCTCACCACCTCCCACACCGGCACCCAGGAGGGGTCGCAGGATGAAGaaggagaagcaggaggagcagcagcagcagcagcaaaaggTGGAGGTGGAGAGCACAAGGAGTCAAGAGGAGCTGGCTCCACCTCCTACTCCAGAGCCGGATGTAGATCCAGAGGAAGATCTGGAGCTGAGTGGAGAGGGTGAAGAAGATGCAGCAGAAGAGAAAAATGGAGAGATTGTAAG GCATCACATGTCACCCCTGCTCTCCTCCCTTTCCTGTTTGGTCCTCTACCTCCGCCGCCAGCAGCACTCCTCTTTCCTGTCTCTAACCCGCACCCCTCACTCCGCTGAGGCCTGGCGCCTGCTCTGCCATTCCAGcctctccctcctcatcctctacAACCGCCACCGAGAATGTGAAGTAGCCAAGCTGACCATCCAGGACTACCGCAACCGCATCGTCCCTCAGCCCGCCCCCAACAACACCTCCCCTTCTGGCACGGAAGCCGTCCTCTCCCCCTTCGAGCGCCAGGTCCTTGGCCACCTCCCGCGGGCCGCAGTTTTGGGCAAACGCGGTCGCATCCAGCCGCTAATTCTCCCGCCACACTGTGAGTCCTGCCTCGACCTCCTTCTTCAAACCAGTCCTAATGTGGGCGTGGATCCAGAGAGCCCTTACGTCTTTTCCCGGCCCTACCACTCTCCTGCCACACCGCTTCGAGGAACGGACCTTCTGAGAAACCTGTCGCGTAGCAGCGGTGCCAAGAACCCAGGACTACTGACGGGAACACGTGTGCGACGGCAGGTAGCCATACTCACTCAGCTGCTTCTATTAGAGGAGGGCGAGGGCCAGGTGGGAGCGACAAAACGGCTGGAGGAATTTCTGGAAAGAGAGTACCATGTTACCCAGAACTGCTCCTCTATAGTAAGGGATCCAGCACTGATGGGCCGCGTGGGTCGCGTCGTTCTTTACGGAGAGAAAGAGGGCGTGCTTTTCAGAGGGATGAGCCTGCAGCACATCTGCCTGGAGTTGGATG TTATGTCCGGAAACTCAGCAGAATCCTTCTCAGAAGAATccgaggcagaggaggagaaggagggaatCAAAGAGAAAGCTGAAGTAACTGTGAAGAAGAAAGGACCAGGACGACCGCCGAGGAAGAAGAGGGCACCTGTTCCTCCCCCGGTCAGCCCAGTGATCGCCAACGCTCATAAGAGGAGATGTATTCCACCAAAATCAG GAAAGCGTGGTGTGCTGAAGCGCCCCTGGTCAGAGGCTGAGCGTGTAGCAGTGGAGACTCACCTAAAGAGGAACCTCATGGAGCTGCGGGTTCCCGCGAAGGCGGACTGCGAGCGCTGCCTTGAACTCTGCCCCATGCTGGTGAGCAACCAGCGAGACTGGAGGGCGATCAAGTTTTACGTCCACAACCGCATCCAGCTGCTGAAGAAGCAGGGGCGGAGGGAGAGTGCTGCCGGGAACTGCTAG
- the LOC117807182 gene encoding butyrophilin subfamily 1 member A1-like isoform X3 gives MGALIWHVCVIAALSSLSRAAPVSNSFDVVVGSPVFAPLGPKTTLPCWLNPSESAEAMDIRWFRQTHFDTPVLLYHAKAFDETTQDSSYTGRVSFGLKDAESGGLKTGDVSLELATVTLQDSGNYTCYVSSDRIYDSSSISLIVTKTGTSPLLSAVWKEDKVNVSCESEGWHPEPSLHWSDAQQALTSKNTKYSTDSSGVVSVHSWILVSSSSQVSCSIVLSGAEAKEARMRLEKPPAAESGSSVGGWVVSALLLAVIAVGVGWFCFKKKGKKARSEGDNAEETDRLLQIGVIQPTNHSTASKNYVNVTLDDVDPQILTFKKGKFRDAPGIASAGQKVTCLTATKGTPCFSSGRHYWEVSLGKETGTQHLWRYYRGKKLVRIVACRIPHHCPMTVASTKARIKLSVIQFG, from the exons ATGG GTGCGTTGATTTGGCACGTGTGCGTCATTGCTGCCCTGAGTTCATTGAGTCGTGCTGCACCAG tttcaaataGCTTTGACGTTGTCGTTGGGTCTCCTGTCTTTGCGCCCCTTGGCCCCAAAACCACCTTACCATGCTGGCTCAACCCATCAGAAAGTGCCGAGGCTATGGATATACGTTGGTTCCGTCAAACTCACTTTGACACCCCAGTCCTGCTTTACCACGCCAAAGCCTTTGATGAAACAACCCAAGATAGCTCATACACAGGCCGAGTGTCATTTGGCTTGAAGGATGCAGAGTCTGGTGGGCTGAAAACGGGCGATGTGAGCCTGGAGCTGGCAACTGTGACGCTTCAGGATTCAGGAAATTACACTTGTTACGTCAGCAGTGACCGGATCTATGACAGTTCAAGTATCAGTCTCATTGTGACCA AAACAGGAACTTCCCCTCTTCTGTCAGCTGTGTGGAAAGAAGATAAGGTGAATGTGAGCTGTGAGTCTGAAGGCTGGCATCCTGAGCCCAGTCTGCACTGGTCGGATGCACAGCAGGCTCTAACCTCGAAAAACACAAAGTACAGCACCGATTCTTCTGGTGTTGTGTCCGTCCACAGTTGGATTCTTGTCTCCAGCTCCTCGCAGGTTTCCTGCTCAATCGTCCTCTCTGGTGCAGAGGCAAAGGAGGCAAGAATGCGTCTGGAAAAGCCTCCTGCAGCTG aGTCTGGATCCTCAGTTGGTGGCTGGGTGGTTTCCGCACTACTCTTAGCTGTAATAGCAGTTGGAGTTGGCTGGTTCTGCTTCAAAAAGAAAG GAAAGAAAGCAAGATCAGAAGGTGACAATGCAGAAG agactgaCAGACTTCTACAAATAG GAGTGATCCAACCAACAAATCATTCAACAGCCAGCAAGAATTATG tgAATGTGACTCTTGATGATGTGGATCCTCAAATTCTAACATTCAAGAAAGGTAAATTTAGAGACGCCCCAGGCATTGCTTCTGCTGGCCAAAAGGTCACCTGTCTCACAGCTACAAAAGGAACACCTTGCTTCTCTTCTGGACGACACTACTGGGAGGTTTCTTTGGGAAAGGAAACA GGGACGCAGCACCTATGGAGATACTACAGAGGGAAGAAGCTGGTGAGAATAGTAGCATGCAGAATTCCACACCACTGTCCAATGACGGTAGCTAGCACGAAGGCGAGGATAAAGCTGTCCGTCATTCAGTTTGGCTAA
- the LOC117807182 gene encoding butyrophilin subfamily 2 member A2-like isoform X1 gives MGALIWHVCVIAALSSLSRAAPVSNSFDVVVGSPVFAPLGPKTTLPCWLNPSESAEAMDIRWFRQTHFDTPVLLYHAKAFDETTQDSSYTGRVSFGLKDAESGGLKTGDVSLELATVTLQDSGNYTCYVSSDRIYDSSSISLIVTKTGTSPLLSAVWKEDKVNVSCESEGWHPEPSLHWSDAQQALTSKNTKYSTDSSGVVSVHSWILVSSSSQVSCSIVLSGAEAKEARMRLEKPPAAESGSSVGGWVVSALLLAVIAVGVGWFCFKKKGKKARSEGDNAEETDRLLQIGVIQPTNHSTASKNYVNVTLDDVDPQILTFKKGKFRDAPGIASAGQKVTCLTATKGTPCFSSGRHYWEVSLGKETVGIKQSWWVGVTSLTKIPRDISPTAANGFWFLSSSPDIAESFQFNHAPNVLLPVNTQLQTIGVYLDYDNGELSFYDVTNKTLIGTLRTKFTKEVFPFFNPGLGDAAPMEILQREEAGENSSMQNSTPLSNDGS, from the exons ATGG GTGCGTTGATTTGGCACGTGTGCGTCATTGCTGCCCTGAGTTCATTGAGTCGTGCTGCACCAG tttcaaataGCTTTGACGTTGTCGTTGGGTCTCCTGTCTTTGCGCCCCTTGGCCCCAAAACCACCTTACCATGCTGGCTCAACCCATCAGAAAGTGCCGAGGCTATGGATATACGTTGGTTCCGTCAAACTCACTTTGACACCCCAGTCCTGCTTTACCACGCCAAAGCCTTTGATGAAACAACCCAAGATAGCTCATACACAGGCCGAGTGTCATTTGGCTTGAAGGATGCAGAGTCTGGTGGGCTGAAAACGGGCGATGTGAGCCTGGAGCTGGCAACTGTGACGCTTCAGGATTCAGGAAATTACACTTGTTACGTCAGCAGTGACCGGATCTATGACAGTTCAAGTATCAGTCTCATTGTGACCA AAACAGGAACTTCCCCTCTTCTGTCAGCTGTGTGGAAAGAAGATAAGGTGAATGTGAGCTGTGAGTCTGAAGGCTGGCATCCTGAGCCCAGTCTGCACTGGTCGGATGCACAGCAGGCTCTAACCTCGAAAAACACAAAGTACAGCACCGATTCTTCTGGTGTTGTGTCCGTCCACAGTTGGATTCTTGTCTCCAGCTCCTCGCAGGTTTCCTGCTCAATCGTCCTCTCTGGTGCAGAGGCAAAGGAGGCAAGAATGCGTCTGGAAAAGCCTCCTGCAGCTG aGTCTGGATCCTCAGTTGGTGGCTGGGTGGTTTCCGCACTACTCTTAGCTGTAATAGCAGTTGGAGTTGGCTGGTTCTGCTTCAAAAAGAAAG GAAAGAAAGCAAGATCAGAAGGTGACAATGCAGAAG agactgaCAGACTTCTACAAATAG GAGTGATCCAACCAACAAATCATTCAACAGCCAGCAAGAATTATG tgAATGTGACTCTTGATGATGTGGATCCTCAAATTCTAACATTCAAGAAAGGTAAATTTAGAGACGCCCCAGGCATTGCTTCTGCTGGCCAAAAGGTCACCTGTCTCACAGCTACAAAAGGAACACCTTGCTTCTCTTCTGGACGACACTACTGGGAGGTTTCTTTGGGAAAGGAAACAGTAGGTATCAAACAGTCCTGGTGGGTAGGGGTCACAAGTTTAACAAAAATCCCCCGAGATATCTCCCCAACTGCAGCTAATGGTTTCTGGTTCCTGTCATCTTCTCCTGACATAGCAGAGAGTTTTCAGTTTAATcatgcaccaaatgttttacttcctgtcaaTACCCAACTTCAGACCATTGGTGTGTATTTGGATTATGATAACGGTGAGCTTTCCTTTTATGATGTGACAAACAAGACTCTTATTGGAACTCTAAGAACTAAGTTCACAAAAGAAGTATTTCCGTTTTTTAATCCTGGTTTAGGGGACGCAGCACCTATGGAGATACTACAGAGGGAAGAAGCTGGTGAGAATAGTAGCATGCAGAATTCCACACCACTGTCCAATGACGGTAGCTAG
- the LOC117807182 gene encoding butyrophilin subfamily 2 member A1-like isoform X4, with the protein MGALIWHVCVIAALSSLSRAAPVSNSFDVVVGSPVFAPLGPKTTLPCWLNPSESAEAMDIRWFRQTHFDTPVLLYHAKAFDETTQDSSYTGRVSFGLKDAESGGLKTGDVSLELATVTLQDSGNYTCYVSSDRIYDSSSISLIVTKTGTSPLLSAVWKEDKVNVSCESEGWHPEPSLHWSDAQQALTSKNTKYSTDSSGVVSVHSWILVSSSSQVSCSIVLSGAEAKEARMRLEKPPAAESGSSVGGWVVSALLLAVIAVGVGWFCFKKKGKKARSEGDNAEETDRLLQIGVIQPTNHSTASKNYVNVTLDDVDPQILTFKKGDAAPMEILQREEAGENSSMQNSTPLSNDGS; encoded by the exons ATGG GTGCGTTGATTTGGCACGTGTGCGTCATTGCTGCCCTGAGTTCATTGAGTCGTGCTGCACCAG tttcaaataGCTTTGACGTTGTCGTTGGGTCTCCTGTCTTTGCGCCCCTTGGCCCCAAAACCACCTTACCATGCTGGCTCAACCCATCAGAAAGTGCCGAGGCTATGGATATACGTTGGTTCCGTCAAACTCACTTTGACACCCCAGTCCTGCTTTACCACGCCAAAGCCTTTGATGAAACAACCCAAGATAGCTCATACACAGGCCGAGTGTCATTTGGCTTGAAGGATGCAGAGTCTGGTGGGCTGAAAACGGGCGATGTGAGCCTGGAGCTGGCAACTGTGACGCTTCAGGATTCAGGAAATTACACTTGTTACGTCAGCAGTGACCGGATCTATGACAGTTCAAGTATCAGTCTCATTGTGACCA AAACAGGAACTTCCCCTCTTCTGTCAGCTGTGTGGAAAGAAGATAAGGTGAATGTGAGCTGTGAGTCTGAAGGCTGGCATCCTGAGCCCAGTCTGCACTGGTCGGATGCACAGCAGGCTCTAACCTCGAAAAACACAAAGTACAGCACCGATTCTTCTGGTGTTGTGTCCGTCCACAGTTGGATTCTTGTCTCCAGCTCCTCGCAGGTTTCCTGCTCAATCGTCCTCTCTGGTGCAGAGGCAAAGGAGGCAAGAATGCGTCTGGAAAAGCCTCCTGCAGCTG aGTCTGGATCCTCAGTTGGTGGCTGGGTGGTTTCCGCACTACTCTTAGCTGTAATAGCAGTTGGAGTTGGCTGGTTCTGCTTCAAAAAGAAAG GAAAGAAAGCAAGATCAGAAGGTGACAATGCAGAAG agactgaCAGACTTCTACAAATAG GAGTGATCCAACCAACAAATCATTCAACAGCCAGCAAGAATTATG tgAATGTGACTCTTGATGATGTGGATCCTCAAATTCTAACATTCAAGAAAG GGGACGCAGCACCTATGGAGATACTACAGAGGGAAGAAGCTGGTGAGAATAGTAGCATGCAGAATTCCACACCACTGTCCAATGACGGTAGCTAG
- the LOC117807182 gene encoding butyrophilin subfamily 2 member A2-like isoform X2: MGALIWHVCVIAALSSLSRAAPVSNSFDVVVGSPVFAPLGPKTTLPCWLNPSESAEAMDIRWFRQTHFDTPVLLYHAKAFDETTQDSSYTGRVSFGLKDAESGGLKTGDVSLELATVTLQDSGNYTCYVSSDRIYDSSSISLIVTKTGTSPLLSAVWKEDKVNVSCESEGWHPEPSLHWSDAQQALTSKNTKYSTDSSGVVSVHSWILVSSSSQVSCSIVLSGAEAKEARMRLEKPPAAESGSSVGGWVVSALLLAVIAVGVGWFCFKKKGKKARSEGDNAEETDRLLQIGVIQPTNHSTASKNYVNVTLDDVDPQILTFKKGKFRDAPGIASAGQKVTCLTATKGTPCFSSGRHYWEVSLGKETVGIKQSWWVGVTSLTKIPRDISPTAANGFWFLSSSPDIAESFQFNHAPNVLLPVNTQLQTIGVYLDYDNGDAAPMEILQREEAGENSSMQNSTPLSNDGS, translated from the exons ATGG GTGCGTTGATTTGGCACGTGTGCGTCATTGCTGCCCTGAGTTCATTGAGTCGTGCTGCACCAG tttcaaataGCTTTGACGTTGTCGTTGGGTCTCCTGTCTTTGCGCCCCTTGGCCCCAAAACCACCTTACCATGCTGGCTCAACCCATCAGAAAGTGCCGAGGCTATGGATATACGTTGGTTCCGTCAAACTCACTTTGACACCCCAGTCCTGCTTTACCACGCCAAAGCCTTTGATGAAACAACCCAAGATAGCTCATACACAGGCCGAGTGTCATTTGGCTTGAAGGATGCAGAGTCTGGTGGGCTGAAAACGGGCGATGTGAGCCTGGAGCTGGCAACTGTGACGCTTCAGGATTCAGGAAATTACACTTGTTACGTCAGCAGTGACCGGATCTATGACAGTTCAAGTATCAGTCTCATTGTGACCA AAACAGGAACTTCCCCTCTTCTGTCAGCTGTGTGGAAAGAAGATAAGGTGAATGTGAGCTGTGAGTCTGAAGGCTGGCATCCTGAGCCCAGTCTGCACTGGTCGGATGCACAGCAGGCTCTAACCTCGAAAAACACAAAGTACAGCACCGATTCTTCTGGTGTTGTGTCCGTCCACAGTTGGATTCTTGTCTCCAGCTCCTCGCAGGTTTCCTGCTCAATCGTCCTCTCTGGTGCAGAGGCAAAGGAGGCAAGAATGCGTCTGGAAAAGCCTCCTGCAGCTG aGTCTGGATCCTCAGTTGGTGGCTGGGTGGTTTCCGCACTACTCTTAGCTGTAATAGCAGTTGGAGTTGGCTGGTTCTGCTTCAAAAAGAAAG GAAAGAAAGCAAGATCAGAAGGTGACAATGCAGAAG agactgaCAGACTTCTACAAATAG GAGTGATCCAACCAACAAATCATTCAACAGCCAGCAAGAATTATG tgAATGTGACTCTTGATGATGTGGATCCTCAAATTCTAACATTCAAGAAAGGTAAATTTAGAGACGCCCCAGGCATTGCTTCTGCTGGCCAAAAGGTCACCTGTCTCACAGCTACAAAAGGAACACCTTGCTTCTCTTCTGGACGACACTACTGGGAGGTTTCTTTGGGAAAGGAAACAGTAGGTATCAAACAGTCCTGGTGGGTAGGGGTCACAAGTTTAACAAAAATCCCCCGAGATATCTCCCCAACTGCAGCTAATGGTTTCTGGTTCCTGTCATCTTCTCCTGACATAGCAGAGAGTTTTCAGTTTAATcatgcaccaaatgttttacttcctgtcaaTACCCAACTTCAGACCATTGGTGTGTATTTGGATTATGATAACG GGGACGCAGCACCTATGGAGATACTACAGAGGGAAGAAGCTGGTGAGAATAGTAGCATGCAGAATTCCACACCACTGTCCAATGACGGTAGCTAG